A region of Denticeps clupeoides chromosome 19, fDenClu1.1, whole genome shotgun sequence DNA encodes the following proteins:
- the opa3 gene encoding optic atrophy 3 protein homolog produces the protein MVVGAFPIAKLLYLGVRQLSKPVANRMKEGARRSEFFKNYVCLPPAQLYHWIEMRTKMRIMGFRGATIKPLNEEAAAELGAELLGEAIIFIIGGGCVILEYSRQAFNSRRKEDELNETISSLQRQLGELALTTETLDAQLREVNRLLLSLPAPPAQK, from the exons ATGGTCGTCGGTGCCTTCCCTATCGCCAAGCTGCTCTACCTGGGGGTCAGACAGCTGAGCAAGCCCGTGGCGAACAGGATGAAAGAGGGGGCACGGAGGAGCGAGTTCTTCAAGAATTACGTCTGCTTACCGCCGGCACAGT TGTACCACTGGATTGAGATGAGGACTAAGATGAGGATCATGGGATTTCGTGGAGCCACCATTAAGCCTCTGAATGAGGAGGCAGCGGCTGAGCTTGGTGCGGAACTCTTGGGCGAAGCGATCATCTTCATCATCGGTGGCGGTTGCGTCATACTGGAGTACAGCCGCCAGGCATTCAACTCTCGCCGCAAAGAGGACGAACTGAACGAGACCATCAGCAGCCTGCAGAGACAACTGGGAGAGCTGGCTCTCACCACGGAGACACTGGACGCTCAGCTGCGAGAAGTCAACAGGCTTTTGCTCTCCCTACCGGCACCACCCGCCCAGAAGTAG